In Besnoitia besnoiti strain Bb-Ger1 chromosome IX, whole genome shotgun sequence, a single genomic region encodes these proteins:
- a CDS encoding Tctex-1 family protein (encoded by transcript BESB_013720), whose translation MTVYECTYRLGPSEDEKFFPSRVESMLEKVMGDFFRDKVFDPEHAASWAQQASGRVMEEMRAMQQQQMPRFKIVVQVVIAENAGQGIRVSSKSLWDVNLDNWGSYTHVQSDMYAVAMVFGCYRE comes from the coding sequence ATGACAGTGTACGAATGCACTTACCGGCTCGGGCCCTCTGAAGATGAGAAGTTCTTCCCCTCACGAGTGGAAAGCATGCTGGAGAAAGTCATGGGAGACTTTTTTAGAGACAAGGTGTTTGATCCAGAGCACGCCGCCAGTTGGGCTCAGCAAGCCAGCGGGCGCGTGATGGAGGAAATGCGCGCtatgcagcagcagcaaatGCCGCGGTTCAAAATTGTGGTCCAAGTGGTGATCGCCGAGAATGCTGGCCAGGGCATCCGCGTATCCAGCAAAAGTCTTTGGGATGTCAATCTAGATAACTGGGGAAGCTACACACACGTGCAGAGCGACATGTATGCTGTTGCCATGGTCTTCGGATGCTACCGCGAGTGA